A genomic window from Massilia sp. METH4 includes:
- a CDS encoding response regulator transcription factor, with amino-acid sequence MRIVVLDNDRSQGDLISQVLTSAGHVCHAFQTGKELLGQLRKDTYDMLIFDWQVTDMGGAELMRKARERLNDNAPVMFLTTSSGEDDIVSGLDAGADDYMIKPLRRSEMVARVQALLRRAFPAQNGAEQLTFGQYVFETRPGRLLMDGHVLDVTHKEFYLALLFFRNIGRPLSRAYIHEAVWIRETDVPSRTMDTHVSRVRNKLQLKPENGFRLVPVYSYGYRLEKLGN; translated from the coding sequence ATGAGAATCGTAGTCCTTGATAACGACCGCAGCCAGGGCGACCTGATCTCCCAGGTGCTGACGTCCGCCGGTCACGTCTGCCATGCCTTCCAGACCGGCAAGGAACTGCTCGGCCAGCTGCGCAAGGACACGTACGACATGCTGATCTTCGACTGGCAGGTGACCGATATGGGGGGCGCGGAGCTGATGCGCAAGGCGCGCGAAAGGCTCAACGACAATGCGCCGGTCATGTTCCTGACGACCAGTTCGGGCGAGGACGATATCGTCTCCGGCCTGGATGCCGGGGCCGACGACTACATGATCAAGCCGCTGCGCCGCAGCGAGATGGTGGCCAGGGTACAGGCACTGCTGCGCCGGGCCTTCCCCGCGCAGAACGGTGCGGAACAGCTGACGTTCGGGCAATACGTGTTTGAAACCCGCCCGGGCCGCCTGTTGATGGATGGGCATGTGCTGGACGTGACGCACAAGGAGTTTTACCTGGCTCTGCTGTTTTTCCGCAACATCGGCCGGCCCCTGTCGCGCGCCTATATCCATGAAGCCGTCTGGATACGCGAAACCGATGTTCCGTCGCGCACGATGGATACCCACGTGTCGCGCGTACGCAATAAACTCCAGCTGAAACCGGAAAACGGTTTCCGCCTGGTACCTGTGTACAGCTATGGCTATCGCCTGGAGAAACTCGGCAATTAG
- the minE gene encoding cell division topological specificity factor MinE, translating to MALLSFLFPSKPKTANAAKERLQIIIARERNGRSGPDFLPALHKELIEVISKYTKVNADDIKISLDRQGNLEVLDVNVVLPDA from the coding sequence ATGGCACTGCTATCCTTCCTGTTCCCCAGCAAGCCCAAGACGGCCAACGCAGCCAAGGAACGGTTGCAGATCATCATCGCGCGCGAACGCAATGGCCGCAGCGGCCCGGATTTCCTGCCCGCGCTGCACAAGGAACTGATCGAGGTGATCTCGAAGTACACGAAAGTGAATGCCGACGACATCAAGATCTCGCTGGACCGCCAGGGCAACCTGGAAGTTCTCGACGTGAACGTGGTGCTGCCGGACGCTTGA
- the minD gene encoding septum site-determining protein MinD, translating into MARIIVVTSGKGGVGKTTSSASFSTGLAMRGHKTAVIDFDVGLRNLDLIMGCERRVVYDLINVINKEASLPQALIKDKHCDNLFILPASQTRDKDALSEDGVERVLAELIEMGFEYIVCDSPAGIEHGALMALTFADEAIVVTNPEVSSVRDSDRILGILQAKSRRAQSGGEPVKEHLLITRYSPKRVEAGEMLSYTDVQEILRIPLLGIVPESEQVLHASNQGNPAIHFKGTDVAEAYEDVIARFLGETRPLRFTDYEKPGLFKRIFGGK; encoded by the coding sequence GTGGCAAGAATTATTGTTGTAACGTCCGGCAAGGGCGGTGTCGGCAAGACGACTTCCAGCGCCAGCTTTTCCACCGGCCTCGCCATGCGCGGCCACAAGACCGCGGTGATCGACTTCGACGTGGGCCTGCGCAACCTGGACCTGATCATGGGTTGCGAACGCCGCGTCGTGTATGACCTGATCAATGTGATCAACAAGGAAGCGTCGCTGCCGCAGGCGCTGATCAAGGACAAGCACTGCGACAACCTGTTCATCCTGCCGGCCTCGCAGACGCGCGACAAGGATGCGCTGTCCGAAGACGGCGTGGAGCGCGTGCTGGCCGAGCTGATCGAGATGGGGTTCGAGTACATCGTCTGCGATTCGCCGGCCGGCATCGAGCACGGTGCGCTGATGGCGCTGACGTTCGCCGACGAAGCGATCGTAGTCACCAACCCCGAAGTGTCGTCGGTGCGCGATTCGGACCGCATCCTCGGTATCCTGCAGGCCAAGTCGCGCCGTGCGCAATCCGGCGGCGAGCCGGTCAAGGAACACCTGCTGATCACCCGCTACTCGCCGAAACGCGTGGAAGCGGGCGAAATGCTCTCCTACACGGATGTGCAGGAAATCCTGCGCATTCCGCTGCTGGGCATCGTTCCGGAATCGGAACAGGTGCTGCATGCATCGAACCAGGGCAATCCTGCGATCCACTTCAAGGGCACGGACGTGGCCGAAGCCTATGAAGACGTCATCGCCCGCTTCCTGGGCGAAACACGGCCACTGCGCTTCACAGACTATGAAAAGCCGGGCTTGTTCAAGCGCATTTTTGGAGGAAAGTAA
- the minC gene encoding septum site-determining protein MinC: MSKSPFQKPIEIKISTVVAVSAILHTSDRIALDAALQGMTGGVSDFFEGDLAVIDVGNLAPGCERIDWAATIALLKKYRLNPVAVRNPRPDMVEEIQALGLSIDTGKRDEGDSAPATAQVPAPAPAPAAAPAAPANTGTIIIDTPVRAGQRIYARGGDLIVMAVVNNGAEIIADGSIHVYNTLNGRALAGASGDASARIFALSMSPELVSIAGVYRTFEDGFPAAQAKQPAQIRLSGDKLDIQSVN, from the coding sequence ATGTCCAAAAGCCCGTTCCAGAAGCCCATCGAAATCAAGATTTCCACTGTTGTCGCCGTTTCCGCCATCCTGCACACCTCCGACCGCATCGCCCTCGATGCCGCCCTGCAGGGCATGACGGGCGGCGTGTCCGACTTTTTTGAAGGCGACCTTGCCGTCATCGACGTCGGCAACCTGGCTCCGGGTTGCGAACGCATCGACTGGGCCGCCACCATCGCGCTGCTGAAGAAATACCGCCTCAATCCCGTCGCCGTGCGCAACCCCCGGCCCGACATGGTGGAAGAAATCCAGGCCCTGGGCCTGTCCATCGATACCGGCAAGCGCGACGAAGGCGACTCCGCACCCGCCACCGCCCAGGTGCCCGCACCGGCGCCCGCGCCGGCTGCTGCTCCTGCCGCGCCCGCCAATACGGGCACCATCATCATCGATACGCCGGTCCGCGCCGGCCAGCGCATCTATGCGCGCGGCGGCGACCTGATCGTGATGGCCGTCGTCAACAATGGCGCCGAGATCATCGCGGACGGCAGCATCCACGTCTACAACACCCTGAACGGCCGCGCGCTGGCCGGCGCTTCCGGCGACGCGAGCGCGCGTATCTTCGCTCTGTCGATGTCGCCAGAACTGGTGTCGATCGCAGGGGTTTACCGCACGTTTGAAGACGGTTTCCCCGCCGCGCAGGCCAAGCAGCCCGCACAAATCAGGCTCAGCGGCGACAAACTGGATATACAATCTGTCAATTAA
- the metE gene encoding 5-methyltetrahydropteroyltriglutamate--homocysteine S-methyltransferase, whose translation MKKIHTHIPGFPRIGAQRELKTALERHWRGESTAEELAEVGRTLRSRHWAAQRDAGLDFVTVGDFAFYDHVANHIQLFGCEPARFHFRDEPALARYFTLARGRSGGERCGCGQEGAALEMTKWFDTNYHYLVPELDADTRFALASTRLFDEVAEAQALGHAVKATLIGPLTFLWLAKATDGSCRLDLLDRLLPVYGEVLARLKEQGVAWVQIEEPILGLDLPQAWRSAFETAYWQLNQAGAQLLLATYFSPLEENLSLACRLPVAGLHVDGVRAAHELVSVADWLPVHKVLSAGVVDGRNIWRTDLDAVLATLAPVLDKRGGRLWLSTSCSLLHVPYSLAAETALDAEVESWLAFAHEKLAELALLKTAIEAPGSAAPALAATRAALASRRASPRVRDAAVRARLAALPADAAQRKSPFAERRLLQGAMLNLPPFPTTTIGSFPQTPDIRAARAAFRRGALDSAAYEAAMRAEIAQAIRRQEALGLDVLVHGEAERNDMVEYFGEHLAGFAFTRHGWVQSYGSRCVKPPVIWGDVSRPAPITVDWARYAQGLTEKPVKGMLTGPVTILQWSFVRDDQPRLDTADQIALAMRDEVDDLQRAGIAIVQIDEPALREGLPLRQSRQAGYLDRAVRAFRLTAAVARDATQVHTHMCYAEFNDILPQIAALDADVITIETSRSAMALLDGFGDFRYPNDIGPGVYDIHSPRVPGREDMLALLRRARAVIPAEQLWVNPDCGLKTRGWDETESALRNMVAAAHQMRREANSRKPLEAA comes from the coding sequence ATGAAAAAGATCCATACGCACATTCCCGGCTTCCCGCGCATCGGCGCCCAACGCGAACTGAAAACGGCGCTGGAGCGCCATTGGCGCGGCGAATCCACGGCGGAAGAACTGGCGGAGGTGGGCCGCACGCTGCGCTCGCGCCATTGGGCCGCCCAGCGCGACGCCGGCCTGGACTTCGTCACCGTGGGCGACTTCGCGTTCTACGACCATGTGGCCAACCATATCCAGCTGTTCGGCTGCGAACCGGCCCGCTTCCACTTCCGCGACGAGCCGGCGCTGGCACGGTACTTCACGCTGGCCCGCGGCCGCTCCGGCGGCGAGCGGTGCGGCTGCGGCCAGGAAGGTGCCGCGCTGGAGATGACGAAATGGTTCGACACCAACTACCACTACCTCGTGCCCGAGCTGGACGCGGACACGCGGTTCGCGCTGGCGTCGACCCGCCTGTTCGACGAGGTGGCCGAAGCCCAGGCACTGGGCCATGCCGTGAAGGCCACGCTGATCGGCCCGCTCACCTTCCTGTGGCTGGCCAAGGCCACCGACGGCTCGTGCCGCCTCGACTTGCTGGACCGGCTGCTGCCCGTCTATGGCGAGGTGCTGGCGCGCCTGAAGGAACAGGGCGTGGCCTGGGTACAGATCGAGGAACCGATCCTGGGTCTCGACCTGCCGCAGGCCTGGCGCAGCGCGTTCGAAACGGCGTACTGGCAGCTGAACCAGGCCGGCGCGCAATTGCTGCTGGCCACCTACTTCTCGCCGCTGGAAGAAAACCTGTCGCTGGCCTGCCGCCTGCCCGTGGCGGGCCTGCACGTCGACGGCGTGCGCGCCGCCCACGAACTGGTCAGCGTGGCCGACTGGCTGCCGGTGCACAAGGTGCTGTCGGCCGGCGTCGTCGACGGCCGCAATATCTGGCGCACCGACCTGGACGCGGTGCTGGCCACGCTGGCACCGGTGCTCGACAAGCGCGGCGGCCGGCTGTGGCTGTCCACGTCGTGCTCGCTACTGCACGTGCCGTACAGCCTGGCGGCCGAAACCGCGCTCGACGCCGAGGTGGAGTCGTGGCTCGCCTTTGCCCATGAAAAGCTGGCCGAACTGGCGCTGCTGAAGACGGCCATCGAAGCGCCCGGGTCGGCCGCCCCGGCGCTGGCCGCTACCCGCGCGGCGCTGGCGAGCCGCCGCGCCAGCCCGCGCGTGCGCGACGCCGCCGTGCGGGCCCGCCTCGCCGCCCTCCCCGCCGACGCGGCGCAGCGCAAGTCGCCTTTTGCGGAACGGCGCTTGCTGCAGGGGGCGATGCTCAACCTGCCCCCCTTCCCCACCACCACGATCGGCTCGTTCCCGCAAACGCCGGACATCCGTGCGGCGCGCGCCGCGTTCCGGCGCGGTGCCCTCGACAGCGCGGCCTACGAGGCGGCGATGCGCGCCGAGATCGCGCAGGCGATCCGCCGCCAGGAAGCACTGGGGCTGGACGTGCTGGTGCACGGCGAAGCCGAGCGCAACGACATGGTCGAATACTTCGGCGAGCACCTGGCCGGCTTCGCGTTCACCCGGCACGGCTGGGTGCAGTCCTACGGTTCGCGCTGCGTGAAGCCGCCCGTGATCTGGGGCGATGTCTCGCGCCCGGCGCCGATCACGGTCGACTGGGCCCGCTACGCCCAGGGGCTGACGGAAAAGCCCGTGAAAGGCATGCTGACCGGGCCCGTCACGATCCTGCAATGGTCGTTCGTGCGCGACGACCAGCCGCGCCTCGACACCGCCGACCAGATCGCGCTGGCGATGCGCGACGAGGTGGACGACCTGCAGCGCGCCGGCATCGCCATCGTGCAGATCGACGAGCCGGCCTTGCGCGAGGGCTTGCCGCTGCGCCAATCGCGCCAGGCGGGCTACCTGGACCGGGCGGTGCGCGCATTCCGCCTGACGGCCGCGGTGGCGCGCGACGCCACGCAGGTCCACACCCATATGTGCTACGCCGAGTTCAACGACATCCTGCCGCAGATCGCCGCCCTCGACGCGGACGTGATCACGATCGAGACGAGCCGCTCGGCCATGGCGCTGCTCGACGGCTTCGGCGACTTCCGCTACCCGAACGATATCGGCCCAGGGGTGTACGACATCCACTCGCCGCGCGTGCCGGGCCGCGAGGACATGCTCGCGCTGCTGCGCCGTGCACGGGCCGTGATCCCGGCGGAGCAACTGTGGGTCAACCCCGATTGCGGGCTGAAGACGCGCGGCTGGGACGAAACCGAAAGCGCGCTGCGCAACATGGTCGCGGCGGCGCACCAGATGCGGCGCGAGGCGAACAGCCGCAAACCCCTGGAAGCCGCATGA
- a CDS encoding LysR substrate-binding domain-containing protein has product MLEIRHLRTLAALRSAGSLVRAAQLLNLTQSALSHQIKLLEDRYGGPLFERKSVPIGFTATGARLLRLADVLLPEIEQAERDVARLMQGDQGQLRVALECHTCFDWLMPVMDAFRKRWPEVEIDLVSGFHSEPVELLRSGNADLVIGSDYGAQYATFPLFRFEILTVMAQKHRLAGQRRLAAADFEGETLITYPVPEERIDLIREVLRPAGVQFGRRTAELTVAILQLVASRRGIAALPNWAIKNYVDYDYVIARPVGDSGLWSDLYVSVPEALRQKAYVADFVKVIREQCAASLDGIKLLS; this is encoded by the coding sequence ATGCTGGAAATCCGTCATCTGCGCACCCTTGCCGCGTTGCGCTCCGCCGGCAGTCTCGTACGCGCGGCCCAGTTGCTGAACCTCACGCAATCGGCGCTGTCCCACCAGATCAAGCTGCTGGAAGACCGCTACGGCGGCCCCCTGTTCGAGCGCAAGTCGGTCCCCATCGGCTTCACCGCCACCGGCGCGCGCCTGCTGCGCCTGGCCGACGTGCTGCTGCCGGAGATCGAACAGGCCGAGCGCGACGTGGCGCGGCTGATGCAGGGCGACCAGGGGCAATTGCGCGTGGCGCTCGAGTGCCACACGTGCTTCGACTGGCTGATGCCCGTGATGGATGCGTTCCGCAAGCGCTGGCCGGAAGTGGAGATCGACCTGGTGTCGGGCTTCCACAGCGAACCGGTCGAGTTGCTACGCTCCGGCAATGCCGATCTCGTGATCGGGTCCGACTACGGTGCCCAGTACGCGACCTTCCCCCTGTTCCGCTTCGAGATCCTGACCGTGATGGCGCAAAAGCACCGGCTGGCCGGCCAGCGCCGGCTGGCCGCCGCCGACTTCGAAGGCGAGACGCTGATCACCTACCCGGTGCCGGAAGAGCGCATCGACCTGATCCGCGAAGTGCTGCGGCCGGCCGGCGTGCAGTTCGGGCGCCGCACGGCCGAGCTGACGGTCGCCATCCTGCAGCTCGTGGCGAGCCGCCGCGGCATCGCCGCGCTGCCGAACTGGGCGATCAAGAACTACGTCGACTACGACTACGTGATCGCGCGGCCGGTCGGGGACAGCGGGCTGTGGAGCGACCTGTACGTGTCGGTGCCGGAAGCATTGCGGCAAAAAGCCTACGTGGCCGACTTCGTGAAGGTGATCCGCGAACAATGCGCGGCGTCGCTCGATGGAATCAAATTGCTGTCGTGA
- a CDS encoding phasin family protein, with protein sequence MPPNLYPAALPAEFVNATRNLAESQWAGCNALMRAAFESSASLIDVNVHATRDQIAAANTASNQLLFVRDVRDLVCLTASQSQQALERAQRYGRQMAGVASAAHDRLGELSRDFAGSLPRNPIE encoded by the coding sequence ATGCCGCCCAATCTGTATCCCGCCGCGCTGCCGGCGGAATTCGTCAACGCCACGCGCAACCTGGCCGAATCGCAGTGGGCGGGGTGCAACGCCCTGATGCGGGCGGCATTCGAAAGCAGCGCCAGCCTGATCGACGTGAACGTGCATGCCACTCGCGACCAGATCGCGGCCGCCAACACCGCCTCGAACCAGTTGCTGTTCGTGCGCGACGTGCGCGACCTGGTGTGCCTGACGGCCTCGCAATCGCAGCAGGCGCTGGAGCGAGCTCAACGCTATGGCCGGCAGATGGCCGGCGTGGCCAGCGCGGCGCACGATCGCTTAGGCGAGCTCAGCCGCGACTTCGCTGGTAGCTTGCCCCGCAACCCGATAGAATGA
- a CDS encoding acetyl-CoA C-acetyltransferase yields MDDVVIVAAARTAVGKFGGSLAKIPAADLGAHVIKGLLAQTGIDPNLISEVILGQVLTAGVGQNPARQAVIKSGLPNAIPGYTINKVCGSGLKATHLAAQAIKCGDADIIIAGGQENMSAAPHVLNGSRDGFRMGDAKLTDTMIVDGLWDVYNQYHMGITAENVAKKYEISRTQQDEFALQSQLKAEAAQKEGKFKDEILPLEIPQKKGTIVFDSDEYIKAGSTIEGLQSLRPAFNKEGSVTAGNASGINDGAAAVVMMSASKAKELGLKPLARIKAYASSGLDPAYMGMGPVPASKLALKKAGWTPQDLDLLEINEAFAAQACAVNQEMGWDTSKINVNGGAIAIGHPIGASGCRILVTLLHEMVRRDAKKGLASLCIGGGMGVALAVERE; encoded by the coding sequence ATGGATGATGTAGTCATCGTTGCCGCGGCGCGTACCGCGGTCGGCAAATTCGGCGGCAGCCTGGCAAAGATCCCCGCAGCCGACTTGGGCGCGCACGTGATCAAGGGCCTGCTGGCGCAGACCGGCATCGACCCCAACCTGATCAGCGAAGTGATCCTGGGGCAGGTGCTCACCGCCGGCGTGGGCCAGAACCCGGCCCGCCAGGCGGTGATCAAGTCCGGCCTGCCGAACGCGATTCCCGGCTACACGATCAACAAGGTGTGCGGCAGCGGCCTGAAGGCCACGCACCTGGCCGCACAGGCGATCAAGTGCGGCGACGCCGACATCATCATCGCCGGCGGCCAGGAAAACATGAGCGCCGCGCCACACGTGCTGAACGGCTCGCGCGACGGTTTCCGCATGGGCGACGCCAAGCTGACGGACACGATGATCGTCGACGGCCTGTGGGACGTCTACAACCAGTACCACATGGGCATCACCGCCGAGAACGTGGCGAAGAAGTATGAAATCTCCCGTACCCAACAGGACGAATTCGCGCTGCAATCGCAGCTGAAGGCCGAAGCGGCGCAGAAGGAAGGCAAGTTCAAGGACGAGATCCTGCCGCTCGAGATCCCGCAGAAGAAGGGCACGATCGTGTTCGACAGCGACGAATACATCAAGGCCGGCTCCACCATCGAAGGGCTGCAGAGCCTGCGCCCCGCGTTCAACAAGGAAGGCAGCGTCACGGCCGGTAACGCATCGGGCATCAACGACGGCGCGGCCGCCGTGGTCATGATGTCGGCCTCGAAGGCGAAGGAACTGGGCCTGAAGCCGCTGGCGCGCATCAAGGCCTATGCCTCGTCCGGCCTGGATCCGGCCTATATGGGCATGGGCCCGGTACCGGCCAGCAAGCTGGCGCTGAAGAAGGCCGGCTGGACGCCGCAAGACCTGGACCTGCTGGAAATTAACGAAGCCTTCGCCGCGCAAGCCTGCGCCGTGAACCAGGAAATGGGCTGGGATACCAGCAAGATCAACGTGAACGGCGGCGCCATCGCGATCGGCCACCCGATCGGCGCTTCCGGCTGCCGCATCCTGGTCACGCTCCTGCACGAGATGGTGCGCCGCGATGCCAAGAAAGGCCTGGCCTCGCTGTGCATCGGCGGCGGCATGGGCGTGGCGCTGGCGGTCGAACGCGAATAA
- the phbB gene encoding acetoacetyl-CoA reductase yields MARVALVTGGMGGLGEAICIKLVALGYKVVTTYSPNNTKYQGWLDEMKEQGYNFAAYPCDVADYESAQACVAAITRDIGPVDVLVNNAGITRDMTFKKMDKVNWDAVLRTNLDSVFNMTKPVADGMVERGWGRIINISSVNGQKGAFGQTNYSAAKAGVHGFTKALALEVARKGVTVNTISPGYIGTKMVTEIPQDVLESKILPQIPMGRLGKPDEVAGLVAYLSSDEAAFVTGANIAINGGQHMS; encoded by the coding sequence ATGGCACGAGTTGCATTGGTAACGGGCGGCATGGGTGGTCTGGGCGAAGCGATCTGCATCAAGCTGGTTGCACTGGGCTACAAGGTGGTAACCACGTATTCCCCGAACAATACGAAGTACCAGGGCTGGCTGGACGAAATGAAGGAACAGGGTTACAACTTCGCCGCCTATCCTTGCGACGTGGCCGACTACGAGTCGGCCCAGGCATGCGTGGCCGCGATCACCCGCGACATCGGCCCGGTGGACGTGCTGGTCAACAATGCGGGCATCACCCGCGACATGACCTTCAAGAAGATGGACAAGGTGAACTGGGATGCCGTGCTGCGCACGAACCTGGATTCCGTGTTCAACATGACGAAACCGGTCGCCGATGGCATGGTCGAGCGCGGCTGGGGCCGCATCATCAATATCTCGTCCGTCAACGGCCAGAAGGGCGCGTTCGGCCAGACCAACTATTCGGCCGCCAAGGCCGGCGTGCACGGCTTCACGAAGGCGCTGGCGCTGGAAGTGGCGCGCAAGGGCGTGACCGTGAACACCATCTCGCCGGGCTATATCGGCACCAAGATGGTCACCGAGATCCCGCAGGACGTGCTGGAATCGAAGATCCTGCCGCAAATCCCGATGGGCCGCCTGGGCAAGCCGGACGAAGTGGCCGGCCTGGTCGCCTACCTCTCTTCGGATGAAGCCGCCTTCGTGACCGGCGCCAATATCGCCATCAACGGCGGCCAGCACATGTCATAA
- a CDS encoding amino acid deaminase, whose amino-acid sequence MTMILPDGGLHLDALEEQALQPGTKGLPITEPLRQHMVGVQHWNVLAADTSFPVAVLKTSSLLHNLDWMRRFCARYDVALAPHGKTTMSPQLFGAQLANGAWGITLATAAQVLAAARHGVRRVVLANELVAPADIRSLLALLEDDPGFELFVLADSAEGVRRLSEAAAALGRPLPVLVELGIAGKRTGCRTLDEAVALARTIAASAGLELAGIEGYEGLLVSEDRAADIERVDAFLAQVTDLARRLDAEGLFRGPRILLSAGGSSYFDRVARAFGAVHGLTRPVLPVLRSGCYLTSDHGHYLDMTAELDAREGVREGLRPALEVWSIVLSRPEPGLAILSMGKRDASYDMELPRALVTHRPGAAGPVPLPEGAGIDKMNDQHAYLRLPEGVDVRVGDLVGCGISHPCTTFDKWPVLLLVDDDYNVQRAINTLF is encoded by the coding sequence ATGACGATGATCCTGCCCGACGGTGGCCTGCACCTGGACGCGCTTGAAGAACAAGCCCTGCAACCCGGTACCAAGGGATTGCCGATCACCGAGCCGCTGCGCCAGCACATGGTGGGTGTGCAGCACTGGAACGTGCTTGCCGCCGACACGAGCTTTCCCGTGGCGGTGCTGAAGACGTCGAGTCTCCTGCACAACCTGGACTGGATGCGCCGCTTCTGCGCGCGCTACGACGTGGCGCTGGCGCCGCATGGCAAGACGACGATGAGCCCGCAGCTGTTCGGCGCCCAGCTGGCCAATGGCGCCTGGGGCATCACGCTCGCCACGGCCGCGCAGGTGCTGGCCGCGGCACGCCATGGCGTGCGCCGCGTGGTGCTGGCCAACGAGCTGGTGGCCCCGGCCGACATCCGCTCACTGCTCGCACTGCTGGAGGACGATCCCGGCTTCGAACTGTTCGTGCTGGCCGACTCCGCCGAGGGCGTGCGGCGCCTCTCGGAAGCCGCCGCCGCGCTTGGCCGGCCGTTGCCCGTGCTGGTGGAGCTGGGCATCGCCGGCAAACGCACCGGTTGCCGGACCCTGGACGAGGCCGTAGCACTGGCGCGCACGATCGCCGCGTCGGCCGGGCTGGAACTGGCGGGCATCGAGGGTTACGAGGGCTTGCTGGTCAGCGAAGACCGGGCCGCCGACATCGAACGGGTCGATGCCTTCCTTGCCCAGGTAACGGACCTGGCGCGCCGGCTCGATGCGGAAGGCTTGTTCCGCGGGCCGCGGATCCTGCTCTCGGCCGGCGGCTCATCGTACTTCGACCGGGTGGCGCGCGCCTTCGGCGCCGTGCACGGACTGACGCGCCCGGTATTGCCCGTGCTGCGCAGCGGCTGCTACCTGACCAGCGACCACGGCCATTACCTGGACATGACGGCCGAACTGGATGCGCGCGAAGGCGTGCGCGAGGGCCTGCGCCCGGCGCTCGAGGTATGGAGCATCGTGCTGTCACGGCCGGAGCCGGGCCTGGCGATCCTGTCCATGGGCAAGCGCGACGCCTCGTACGACATGGAGCTGCCGCGCGCGCTGGTCACGCACCGGCCGGGCGCGGCAGGGCCGGTGCCGTTGCCGGAAGGCGCCGGCATCGACAAGATGAACGACCAGCACGCCTACCTGCGGCTGCCGGAGGGCGTGGACGTGCGCGTGGGCGACCTGGTCGGCTGCGGCATTTCGCACCCGTGCACCACCTTCGACAAGTGGCCGGTGCTGCTGCTCGTCGACGACGATTACAATGTGCAGCGTGCCATCAACACGCTTTTTTAG
- the pip gene encoding prolyl aminopeptidase, with the protein MPDPSPYLFPPVSPLRTGMLQVDALHTIYWEEVGNPQGIPVIFLHGGPGAGLSPQHRRFFDSRHYRVILFDQRGAGKSTPLGETRENTTQLLVQDMERLRELMGIDQWLVFGGSWGSTLALAYGETHPERCLGFVLRGIFLCTAAEIDWFIDGARWFHPEIHAEFAAAIPEAERGDLLQAYYRRITHADPDVYWPAVRAWSRFEGRRVFLMPQPEEPSCDTLDLGLGRLEAHYMANLGFFEDGQLLKNVGRIAHLPAVIVQGRYDVICPPLTAWHLHQAWPGSVVKMVPDAGHGAMEAGISRELVAATEAFRRFGRF; encoded by the coding sequence ATGCCCGATCCATCCCCCTACCTGTTCCCGCCCGTCAGCCCGCTGCGCACCGGCATGCTGCAGGTCGACGCGCTGCACACGATCTACTGGGAAGAGGTGGGCAATCCACAGGGCATCCCCGTGATCTTCCTGCATGGCGGGCCGGGGGCCGGGCTGTCGCCGCAGCACCGGCGCTTCTTCGACTCGCGCCACTACCGCGTGATCCTGTTCGACCAGCGCGGCGCCGGCAAGTCGACGCCGCTGGGCGAAACGCGCGAGAACACGACGCAGCTGCTGGTGCAGGACATGGAACGGTTGCGCGAGCTGATGGGCATCGACCAATGGCTGGTGTTCGGCGGCTCCTGGGGCTCCACGCTGGCGCTGGCCTACGGCGAAACCCACCCCGAACGCTGCCTGGGCTTCGTGCTGCGCGGCATCTTCCTGTGCACGGCAGCGGAGATCGACTGGTTCATCGACGGCGCCAGGTGGTTCCACCCCGAGATCCACGCCGAATTCGCCGCGGCCATTCCCGAAGCGGAGCGCGGCGACTTGCTGCAGGCTTACTACCGGCGCATCACGCATGCCGATCCGGACGTGTACTGGCCCGCCGTGCGCGCCTGGAGCCGTTTCGAGGGGCGGCGCGTGTTCCTGATGCCGCAGCCGGAAGAACCATCGTGCGACACGCTCGACCTGGGCCTGGGCCGGCTGGAAGCGCACTACATGGCGAACCTGGGCTTTTTCGAGGACGGGCAGCTGCTGAAGAACGTGGGGCGCATCGCCCACCTGCCGGCCGTGATCGTGCAGGGGCGCTACGACGTGATCTGCCCGCCGCTGACGGCCTGGCACCTGCACCAGGCATGGCCGGGATCGGTGGTGAAGATGGTGCCCGACGCAGGCCATGGGGCGATGGAAGCGGGCATCAGCCGCGAGCTGGTGGCGGCCACCGAGGCATTCCGGCGTTTCGGCAGGTTTTGA